In one window of Henckelia pumila isolate YLH828 chromosome 1, ASM3356847v2, whole genome shotgun sequence DNA:
- the LOC140874744 gene encoding probable inactive nicotinamidase At3g16190, whose amino-acid sequence MSESKWKSTALLVIGMQKDFIFPSSPVHLRGAEAIVPNVVKAVEVARSRGVHIIWVVREHHCSGRDLELFRRHLYSDDKQKPACKGTIGAEILDELVVQECDYKLVKTRFSAFFNTNLDSYLKGLGVDSFVIVGIQTPNCIRQMTFDAVSYDYPTVAVIVDATTAATPDIHQANIFDMKKIKVLTPTLEEWCAE is encoded by the exons ATGAGTGAATCCAAGTGGAAGAGCACCGCTCTTCTTGTAATAGGCATGCAG AAAGATTTTATATTTCCAAGTAGTCCTGTACATCTAAGAGGCGCTGAAGCTATTGTGCCAAATGTAGTCAAGGCTGTTGAGGTTGCTCGGAGCCGTGGAGTTCACATTAtttgg gTTGTACGTGAGCACCACTGTTCGGGCAGAGACCTGGAATTATTCCGCAGGCATTTGTACTCAGATGATAAACAAAAACCAGCTTGCAAGGGGACCATCGGTGCAGAGATTCTTGATGAACTCGTGGTACAGGAATGCGACTATAAACTAGTGAAGACACGATTTAGTGCATTTTTCAACACTAATCTTGATTCATATCTTAAAGGCCTCGGAGTCGACAGCTTTGTCATTGTAG GCATACAGACTCCAAATTGTATCCGGCAGATGACTTTTGATGCAGTGAGCTATGACTATCCAACCGTTGCCGTTATCGTCGACGCCACGACAGCTGCTACGCCTGATATTCACCAAG CAAATATCTTCGACATGAAGAAAATTAAGGTGCTGACACCGACCCTAGAAGAATGGTGTGCTGAATAA
- the LOC140874743 gene encoding probable inactive nicotinamidase At3g16190, producing the protein MNDAETKWKSTALLVIGMQKDFILPSSPVHLRGAEAIVPNVVKAVEVARSRGVHIIWVVREHDSSGRDAELFRRHLYSDDKPKPVCKGTIGAEILDELVVQECDYKLVKTRFSAFFNTNLDSYLKGLGVDNLVIIGIQTPNCIRQTTFDAVCYDYPIVAVIIDATAAATLDIHQANIFDMKKIKVATPTLEEWCAE; encoded by the exons ATGAATGACGCTGAAACCAAGTGGAAGAGCACCGCTCTTCTTGTTATAGGCATGCAG AAAGATTTTATACTTCCAAGTAGTCCTGTACATTTAAGAGGTGCTGAAGCTATTGTGCCAAATGTAGTCAAGGCTGTTGAGGTTGCTCGAAGCCGTGGAGTTCACATCATTTGG GTTGTACGTGAGCACGACTCTTCAGGCAGAGACGCGGAATTATTCCGCAGGCATTTGTACTCAGATGATAAACCAAAACCAGTTTGCAAGGGGACCATCGGTGCAGAGATTCTTGATGAACTCGTGGTACAGGAATGCGACTATAAACTTGTCAAGACACGATTTAGTGCATTTTTCAACACTAATCTTGATTCATATCTTAAAGGCCTCGGAGTCGACAACTTGGTCATCATCG GCATACAGACTCCAAATTGTATCCGGCAGACGACTTTTGATGCGGTGTGCTACGACTATCCAATCGTTGCCGTTATCATCGACGCCACGGCAGCAGCCACGCTTGATATTCACCAAG CAAATATTTTCGACATGAAGAAAATTAAGGTGGCGACACCTACACTAGAAGAATGGTGTGCTGAATAA